The Dermacentor variabilis isolate Ectoservices chromosome 4, ASM5094787v1, whole genome shotgun sequence genome contains the following window.
GTTGTTGTTGTGCCATATACGTTCATGACATTTACCATTGGATTAAGAAAGTAGCAAAGAAACACGGGGGTAATTTAGATTTCTCCGCTACCAAGAAAACTGTAGCTTGCATTTGCACCGCAGTTGACAAACGCATTTCCAGAAACATATATCGATAACTTTGGGCTCTGAAAGACATTCGGTTTCATTCCTTTTAAAAGCGGCGTGGCATAGAAGATATCGGCCCTGTCTTGTGGTGTTGTGTACATTGGGCAAACGACAACGTGCATTGTTTAGTTTCATTCATAGAAGTAAAGTAACTTTCTTGGTGTTCCTGTTCATTAAGATGATGATAAATGACAAGCGTTGCCCCATGGCGCGCGTTTTGTTTGGTGTGTAAGGAAATAATACAGGTAATATACTAAACATCAATGCTTAAGGACAGAACACAAGAAAACTGATAAGATACAAAATGTATTTAACATTTAGTAATACACGTTGCACATGTAGTGAGCATTTGTGGATTGTAGAAGCTGTCCAAAGGGCGATAAAATTTTACTCCTGTATTCTCTAGTATCGACGTTTTGATGGCTTGATCTTGttcacttgttttcttttctttccagaAAGCCGTGTCTAGAAAGTGGCCATAGAAAACGTCAATGTTCATTCGACATATGTTCTACAATAGCAAAGTATACTTACCTAGTTATCTTGCTTACTTTATTTTAAGCTAATCTCTATTTTCCTGATAAATGAAATTGGCTAGCCGGAAGTATGCGCGGCTTGATATAGTAACGTTGCTCCAGGCAAGGTGCATCCCGGTAGACTTGATTGGCAATTGTTCCACCTAAGTGTCCTTTCCGTTTTATGAATACGTGAAAAGTCCACCATGAGTCCATCAATTCAGTCCCAGGCCGAAATGCTAGAAGAAGGTGCGACACTTTCTCCCGCACTGTATCCGGTCCTTACCTGAAGAAGTTTTAGAACAGTTCTGCTCGCGCATGAGGCAGGTACTGACAAAGAACATAGCCTTTTGTTGCTTCGCGGTGATCAAGCAAGGAACGCATTATTCAGCCTTACATGGCCGATAGTCATGCAAGAAAAGCAGCAGGGTTCTTGCGGCTCAGAAAGTTTCGCTGTAAAGAGAAAAACCACCGTCGTACGTCCCCTTCGCCATGTGAGATGCGAGCTCCATGTTGCAGAGACACGGATTGGCTCTGTCACCTGTCGGTAACTAAAATGTCCAAATGAACCTGGTAAACTGCAAATATATAGTCTAAAGCAGCAACGTCGGCTCGTGCACGGCGAAGGGTATACGAGGGTCTGGCGCGCAGCAAACGTTTGAATGCTAAGCGTGATGGTGACAAGGCAGATTTCCACGTGCGTGCAGTCAGACTCCTCGTGTGTAATGAAAAAGCGTGATACGTACACCTTTCAAAAGAGAACGTTAGTAAATGAAGCATTCTCCACACATCATAGCATATGAGCCGCAGTTGTGTAGCGGTGCCTTTCGCTGGATTATACACAACTCTTACTGCGCGTTCACGGCCGGCTTATCTTATTGATAACGCGGGCGGAACGTCGTTCTGATCACTGATGAAGTACCAAAAGGAATATCAttggaaaaggcatcgctacaaaatcacgGTCATGGTGACAGCTTATTGTAAGCGACATAAGCACGTCGTGAAGTGCTTGTGGAAAGGAGTTTATCCGAGAAAAACGAGGGTTCCAAATCAGCTATTGCCATtacaaccttcttttttttttaacatgcagcGATATTGCATCACGTCACGCCACTCGCTGCACCTGCGCGAAGCTGCCCGCTGCTACGGGCGCCCAGCGGTGGCGCCCAGATGAGGCTACAAGCGCCagtgcactcttaggcaaagttacaccctttgacttgccccttctgccacacaacaataatcgttatctgccttgatgcgtttcctttctttaacgctgcgagcccggaactttccagtaacgaacggcacgcgcgttatcagaaggggcactccaaagggtgtaaactcttctatgctgataacgcgcgtgccgttcgttactggaaagtaccgggctcgcagcgttaaagaaaggaaacgcatcaaggcagataacgattattgttgtgtggcagaaggggcaagccaaagggtgtaactttgcctaagagtgtgtaCCCTTTAATAATGGACCCCAGTTACACACGAGAGCCCCCTCGACTGACTACGCGACGCAGATAAATATTTGGCATTGGAAAGCGAACAAGCTCGACTTATTTGACTCGGTTAACAGCTGTAGTGCACGTTTGTCCCGGCTCTCTTTTTCTTGCACGACCTGCCTGGAAATATGTAGAATTTCGCGGGCGGGTTTCTTCCCTTCGTGGTTTCGAGACGGTTAATTGTGCCACTGAACGAAGGCTAATTGTGCGGGCAAGTGCAcgggagacacaatctccccGCCCGTATTCCGTTAAACAACACGCCTACGTGACCACACCGTTGACCACGCTGCCTGCCGACTTTTGCGTTTGCTCCCGCGAGCGGCGCTGCTCAGCAGCGTCCGCAGCGCCGCCTAGCGCAGTTTCTAAAGTCTGTAAAGTTCCTCTGTGGCCTTTACTACGTAAACGAAGTTGCTGATGACACTGCCCTATTTATCTTTAACTGCGATCATTTTGATCCCGCCAGTGTGAAATAATCTTACCATTCCACATGGCcgcctatttttccttcctcctaaTTAACTTCAATCTTTCAGTTTCAAATATTACTCGTGCAAATAAATTTCGAGAGTTCAGCGAGTTCCACCTGTTTCTAAGGCTTAAGTATTTCATGCTCTCTCATTTCTTTGCTAGATACGTGGTTGCTTTGGAAagtttgtctttttttctgttctatAGTGCTCTACACCCGACTTCAACCAAGACCTCTGAATTTATTTTCATTAGGTTCTCATCCATCGTCTCTATGCTATCCTCATCACCTTGTTGTGAAGCTTCATATTTGTTCGCGAGCAGCAGCCTGATCGGATGtctgtttttctgctgattgttttCATACTTGTATACTTCTAGGTTgacatgcttttctttttcttgtaacttttctcttttctctcttaTTCTTATTTTGTCTCTTGTCACCTTTATCCACCTAATACTGCTTCTGCAAGCCACCACATGTAAACTATTACAAGTACAGAAATACACAGCTTATCATCCTTGCAGAGCTAGTGTAGACTTGGAGTCTCCTTTCTTGCAGCTTAGTCGACTCTCCAAAAAAAAATGGTTATGCAAAGAGTATCGTTTAACGTATGCGGCATAGGTGTTGCACATTCTAATAAAGACTCTATAAACATTAAGCCGTTTGGAAGTTTAGACTGTTTCCAATACTATTTCCGCATTTGGTTGCCTGAAAACAACTGATTATTattatgtaaaaaaataaaagtcgaAATTACCTTCATTGAATTTATCCCCCGAAGTGCAACGCGTTTTACGTTTACGTGATCTCATAAATTTGGCTTCCTTTTGGTGCATTTGAGAGCTTTCTGCGAAACGCCACTTGTACTCTGTTTTTGCTGATAAACGATTAAGTATGGCCCAGTCATAGGCTACGAAAATTTATGACGTCATAATGAACTGGTGGAAAAATTTTATAGCGGCGGTCCACCATCCATctgttctttcgttctttttgtgTGTCCTTTCTGCCTTGGAGCCAATGGCTCGGTGCCATATTGCCACTATACCCAAATGCCACTGCCAGAGCCTGTGCAGTTCTTTATATGCAAGCTGCGTGCGCAACCTGAAATGACAGTTACTGAGTGTAGAGGCTTCACTATAAACccatgcctctctctctctctctctccctctctctctttcagacTCAGAGAAAACTTACCGGACGCTACACAAATATTGTACAGTGGAGAGCAAAAGTCTAGAGGCCACAGCATCAAGGAAAATTTTCTTCTAGCGCAGCTTTGCAAAGTTGAACTGTCTTGATGCGTGACGTCGGTTGATCACGCGCACGTAGACTGTATACCACTTGTTTTCTACCTTCACGCGCAGTCTGTGATtcacagaagaagaaaaacaaaatttatttttgtcGCCCACCAAGCGACACTTCCTTGGCATTCTCCCACATTAGGAATCGAGAGCACACGTGAGGTTTACGTGCACCACCACCAACCcttatttcttctttatatttAGTACCGTCCTGCTGCGCGGCGCAATTCCagaggcagttttttttttttcgcttcctgCATTTCACGGTATTCGCAGAGTTCACGTTTCTGCCAGCTTTTCGCGGCTGCAGGTGACCTACACGTGTGACCGCCGTCCGTGCTGGCGGGGAGAGTGGCTTCTCCGAGGAACAAAGCGAGCCCGGACTTTTCGTATGAATTTTCATCTCTTTTCCCGGCATGCAACAGTGCAACAATTTGCGGGCGCTACTGCCGCCACCGTACTGTCGACGCTCTCCATGCATGTTTGAGAAGGCACCCGTGCAAAATACGGACAGAAGAGAAACGAAAATGTCCACTCACAGAGCTTGGTGAAGCCATTGGGGCTTCACCAAGAAGGCCGCACGCAGAATAACAGACACGTAGCGTCCGGGTTTCGATTCTTtgtgcttgttttatttgcacttagatggtTTCACCAAGTATCAAGCAACTTTCCCAAAAACAAAatgtttgtaataaaaaaaacgttTGTGTCGTTCGTTTCGTTTTTCTTGCGACTATATCTTGTAGGCGTGCTAATTGTGCACCATGTCGGGTCTGATGTTAGGTCCGATCATAGTAGCGGTAGCTTCCAGAAATTTGACGAAGTCTACATGTGCATGACCAAGACAGCGATTCTGGCTAGTCGGTCTGTCATACTAGGAACCTCCATAGCGCTAAAAAAACAAGGACAAACATAGAAATGAAAACACACGGCGCTACGTGCGTTGTCATGTGTGTAGTTTCTATGTCTTTCTGTCTTTTCAGCTCTGTTTACGTTCCCTACATGCGCAGCTGGCTACGCCCATGAAAAACAGCATAGGAATCAGCTTATGTCATTCAAAATCCTGTCAATGGTAATAATTTAGCGGTGCGGACGCAGGCCCACATTCAGCAAGCATGCACAGGAGAATTCGTGCCTGACGAAACCTAATCCGAACCCAAGCAGTGATGCTCTCATGCTGCTCCTGACACTGTAAGTTTGCGTGACAGTGTTTCTGGAATCTCGCGACAGGTCGAGGATAAAGGTTGCACACTGTAAGACATATGCAAACGGAACTATAACGCACATATATTTCTTGAAAACTGAGTACACAAGTGATTTTTGGCAGCTCAGTATTGTAGAATAGTGTTTCAATTAGGCGTGTTATGCTTTTCGTTGTTGTAAACAGTGCCCACAACACGACGAGGTTCTTAATGATAAATGATCATTATAGTCGATGTCAGCTGTTGACAAGCTGAACCACCTCGGGCAAATGagtattcattatttttttttcgaacgtgaTGTTTCCTCCTGCCTTCGCCACTGCCTAGCTGGTTGTCTCCGTTCGTTTCATATGACGTCCGATTGCGACAGCGTCGATTTTGCTTTTCAGGCACTGCCGCATCGGCGTTCTTCTCGTCCTTCCTCCCGTTGTTCCTAGCTTAAGACTGTGCGTTGCTTTTTCGCCGGCGATTTCCGACGCGCTTCTTCCCGCCCTTTCCTCCTTTGCCTTTCTGGCCGTCGCCGCCTTTATTTCCCCCTTGCAACTCGCTGCTGTGTCTGTCTTTTGCTGTACGGTGACTGCCAACCTTCTTAACTGCCCTATGACCTCCTCCGTCCGAGCCACTGCCTCCACGCCACCCTTTGTCCACTTGGTCTTCACTTTCCCCGTGCCATCCTTCGTCCCCTCGGTCGTCACTTCCTCCGTGCCACCCTTTGTCCCCTTGGTCGTCACTTCCTCCGTGCCACCCTTTATCTCCTTGGTCGTCACTTCCTCCGTGCCACCCTTTGTCCCTTTGGTCGTCACTTCCTCCGTGCCACCCTTTGTCCCCTCGGTCGTCACTTCCTCCGTGCCACCCTTTGTCACCTCGGTCGTCACTTCCTCCGTGCCACTCTTTGTCCCCTCGGTCGTCACTTCCTCCATGCCACCCTTTGTCCCCTTGGTCGTCACTTCCTCTGTACCACCCTTTGTCCCCTTGGTCGTCACTTCCTCTGTACCACCCTTTGTCCCCTTGGTCGTCACTTCCTCTGTACCACCCTTTGTCCCCTTGGTCGTCGCTTCCTCCATGCAACACTTTGTGTCTGCAGTCGTCACTTCCTCCCCATTGGTCGTCTCCATGTCCTCCACAATCGTCACTTCCTCTGTTGTCGTCACTTGCTCCCCAGTCATCATTTCCACCGCGGTCATCACTTCCTCCATGCCTTACTTTGCTCGAACTGTCGTCTCTTCCTCCATACCGCCTTCTGCCTCCGCGACCGTCACTTCTTCCGCGCGAACCACCGGCGTACCTCCTGTCGCCTTGGACGGTCACTCCTCCGATGGAGGAGCGCCCCGCATTGCCTGTCTCATCATAAGCGGGTCTCTGCGAATCCGAGGCACCGGTGGTGTTCGCGGAAGAAGGGCCACGTGAGACCAATTCGCTTTCTTCCGGCGACACACTAGACGATAACCCGCGGGTTCTCCCAGTCGAATCGCCAATGTCCCTAGTTCGCAGCGATGGCCACAGGGAGGCGAGGAACACGACCAGGAGCAGAGCACGGGCCGCGACCATGTCCATCTGCTGCAACGAAATGGACGAGCTCTCAAATTACAACGACAATAGAATTCAATTTATGCACACGATGCACAGAAAAGCAAAGGCACAGGGTAAAGATGATGTACCCTGTGATGCTACGTGCTTCTGGTGAAGCTTCCATACCTTGTTTTTGTCGCGCTGCCCTGATACATCATAAATTGCCCCCGCAGCAAGGCTTATATAGTATATAGCACGTATTAAAAGAGGCTGTGCGAATATTCGACTCTTCGAGTACGAATCGAATAGTTTTCGCTAGTTCGATTCGTATTGGTTTCCAGAATTCCCTACCAAAATCTGTCGTATATTCCTCTCTGTGCGGGGTAAATGTATAAAGATCGTCGCAAGTGGAGACTTTCGGATTATTCTGCTGCATGAGAACGGCGGTTGTTGCACAGGTGAACCAGTTCTTGAGTGAACTAATGGAGGAGAGAATTTTTTTTGCACGACAGCTTCCAGTCGCTAAATAAGCAGGCCTCACCTCATGCAGATTATGAGTTTGTCCCGACTCAGGCAAAGCAATTGATTATTTGGCCAGCCTCACGATGTTTGGTTTCCCTTAAAACAATGTATGGTGCTGTCATTGCTGTAGTATACACCTGGCTCCTTCAACGAGCACAACATTGTACTGCGCGCGTCCGGTGATGTGCTGCTTTTTGTTTCGTTACTGTCATTGCAATGGTGCACCAGATTTCTCAATATTTaagttgtttctcatttacaagctcctTAGGTGACCTGACCCCGATATGTTAACGGCATTAAATGTATGAAATAACATATatgaggctttcttttttcttcaaaggAACTCCATCCAACCTTCATAACTGAGTCGTTTAGaatttttaaatattcatatACCGGTTAACTATTGAAGGTCGTTTTTCTCGCATGTTCGTATCAGATTTGATTCGAGAATTTATATATTCGAACAACCCTATTATTAAGTCTTTGCAGACCGGTTGACGTTCGAAACGCGCAGAACTGAAGAATGGTTACCCTTACTGTCAAGCGCCCCTGGAGGCCTCCAATGCTCTAGGCATGTCCGCTACATGTCCAAACATCCGGGGACGTATAATCTCGGATGATCACTTTCGGAGATAGTTAAACTTTCGCGAGATTTTGCGAAAACGCGCGAAAGAAGAAGCTATCATTGGCTCTCGTGGGATCAGGCTACGTTGAGTCTCGCTAAACCACGAGAAAGTGAAACTATCGCCGTAAGTGATAGTCCCGGAATACGTCACCAGTTGGGGCTCAGCTTCACACGGTGCCtccttaaacttttttttttaacgctggcGGTACATCTACAAAGCGCACACCGCGAACGCAGACGAAACGCAGAACTTGTCAAGAACTTCAGCGCTCCAAGAACAAAATCATGCTGCAGCAACTCCTATTGTGGACGCAGCTGCTCGTGTCCGTACAATTGCGTTCACTTCATACTTGAACACGCGCAAATTGAAAGTACTTCATCGGCATCAGAAATTACGAGAACTATTGAGAAGAGAGTAGTAGGGGACAAGGTGCAGTCACCCCTTCAGAAATAGTTCCAGCAACTCCCTTTGTTCTTACAAATAAGTCATGTAACTCCGAAATTCTGGCAAAAGAGATGAAAGTTTTCTACTCTTCCAAGTATGCGTTACTAAAGGTTCGTGAGGATGGGTCAGAAAGAGCGTAGGCAGACCATCTGCGCGCCGAAATTTCATTACAACTTTTTTTTGTAATGTAATATGTAATGCCTCTATATACACTCCTAAAGGGCCATCTTCAACGAAATTTCCCTTTCACTACAATTTCACCTACAACGAAAAACACtctcatgtagcacgtattgagcaacagaaaactgtttcgggagtttttaatgttgctctacaattttctcactgacacttttcatctaattataatatttgagagcttgattgattaattaagacttaaTAATTTATTAATTAGGTAAGAGAGAGATAGTAACAGAGATATTAAGatatgtaagagagagagagagcacaactGACGGAGGCAAGAGCTACGTCGAATAGCTCCTCAGCACTTGGCAATGGGGTCAACGCGGATTCAATATGGATCCGGGACCAAAAAGAGGTGCGACGtatgttttaaggcgaaagccttagacggctCATGGGAATCCGATGTCTGGCGTTACGCCGTCCGGCGTTGTGACACCAAAATGTATAGGGAGTCGAGCCCTCAACCTTTGTTGGAAGGCGAACCCTCGAGTTGGGCGAGAACCCTCGAGAAATTCGTTGCCCAACGTTCACGAAAAATTGACCGTCTGGCGTTAAGGCACCAAAATTcagtggcaccaaaattgatggtaccacccacgaccattggtgggagtcgagcccacgacctttggggttaattaaggcaccgctgattgaggcactcgaacccacgacctttggtaagAGCCGAACCCTCAACCTTTAGCGGGACCAGAATTCAGTGCCACCAAAATTGATgatgccaccattgatggtcgaacccacgagcattggtgggagtcgaacccatgacatgtgttgttaattaaggcgatgttaattaaggtacagttaattaatATATCGTTAATGCACACGAActcacgaccttcggtgggagaaaacaagttaTAGGAAGCAACAACTCATTCGAATGATATTGTCAAGTAATTTGACGAATGTCTTGTGAGCGCGCCGGCTTTCGTCATCATCCTCGATCTTTAGTGCATACTGAAGTGACTGTCAGCTTTTAAAATTGCCCGTAGGCATGTAGCATAATTTTACTGTTTGAGCTAGATTACTTTCAGAAACGGACATCATTTGCAAAGGAAATCAAAATGAATATTTGATTATGTAAAGAAAACGCTAATTAACGTCTAAACAACTCGCTTTACTACAGATCACTTTACAAATCACTATAATTTTGCAATTTACGAATGATAGTCCGTGACTACGAAAGCCAAATCTACTTGCAATGAATTCGGTAAATGATACCCGTTTCGTCGTACACGCTACCAAAGtttgcgacgaaatgcattggtgttccagtaagCTTTGAGGTTCAATACATAAAAAGGCATTTTGctgaaaaagtaagtggaacgtcAGTGCGTTTTACCGCATGCTTGACAATGCTTATCTCCAAATTAGTGCTAGCTTTAAAAATCGTTCCAAGTGAACGTcccttgtgaaatcactggcttgGATTCGTATATTGAAATATCTGCGCTATCTTAACCAGTTTAAATGTTGATTAGCGAAATTTGTTAATTAGGCAGTTAGCAATCTGATTTGTAGTGTAAGTAACGCAcgcctctttgagtaatccagctcaatgagtcAACTTGTGCTATATATGCCACAGATTACTCTCAAAAGTTAAGTGGTGATAAAATATACACCTGGTATGTACagacaatcttgtctgaatatatattcatAGAGGCGTCACGCGCGAACTGCgcggtggcggcgctagatggcgcaacgtgtccaGAGAGAAGCGCCATAGAGTTGGAAGCGCGACAGATCTCAGAACTCGGCTGCATACAATTCTCATACATGACGCGCTTCGTCAGGGGCAGTATGGTGTGTCGATACATTGGTTCAGtgccaatcgcattaacgtcgatgATTCATCGTAAGATGGGTTCTGCGTGAATTTTTGCTGTTTATTATTGTTAGCTAGCAGTGGTAgcggtggtgtgtgtgtgtgtgtgtgtgtgtgtgtgtgtgtgtgtgtgtgtgtgtgtgtgtgtgtgtgtgtgtgtgtgtgtgtgtgtcggacttgtacgtaacgaattgcatgtaattaattacttatCCATTACATCTCTTGCTAATGTTGTAATTTAACCATTACTTTGTTCATTCAGTAAAGCTCACTGAATACAAttacttttttttgcattaaCCAATTACATATGTAACCGGTTACATCATTGACGGGACAAGCTATGCCATACGACGTAGCTTTGAGAAGCTGAATTCGGTGGAAACTGCAGTACAACGCCCGAGACGGTGCCACGCAGCAGCCTCGCTTATTCTCAGACAGGCAAACCCAGGGTCTCAGTATTTGCTTTGTCATCTTAACGCTCCGCCAGAGGTTGGCCGTCGAATTGAACCGGCGCTGGTATGTCTCGATTAGCGACGATCACTTATAAGGCTTTAATGCCACAAAATAAAATACGGACATTTTTTCTAACTTTTCATTGACCTAACTGGGAGCGTCTTCAAGTAtcagcaacaatgaagcgctTGCGCTTCCCAGAGGACCCAG
Protein-coding sequences here:
- the LOC142579274 gene encoding uncharacterized protein LOC142579274, whose protein sequence is MEEVMTAVEMMTGEQVTTTEEVTIVEDMETTNGEEVTTADTKCCMEEATTKGTKGGTEEVTTKGTKGGTEEVTTKGTKGGTEEVTTKGTKGGMEEVTTEGTKSGTEEVTTEVTKGGTEEVTTEGTKGGTEEVTTKGTKGGTEEVTTKEIKGGTEEVTTKGTKGGTEEVTTEGTKDGTGKVKTKWTKGGVEAVARTEEVIGQLRRLAVTVQQKTDTAASCKGEIKAATARKAKEERAGRSASEIAGEKATHSLKLGTTGGRTRRTPMRQCLKSKIDAVAIGRHMKRTETTS